gatgaatttaaatCGAATTTCGAAAAGacaaaaattcaaagaaaaagagaatattAAAGTAAGCATGGTATTATTTGCGTTCATGTTATACATTTTAACAACAAAAGCAAAGTACTTTAATACATATTAGCATAAAATATACATGGATTAATTTTTGTTTGCATTTTATAGTAATGATAATTAGATGATATTATACATCGATACAATTTTCTTCTTGCTATAACCTCAGATTCTGCATAAGCCTGTTCAagagaaatttatttaaaaaaaggttAATTCAAAGGATATTTACACTATTAAACATTGACTTAAAATATTAGGCAAACAACGTGTCAACATGTTAAATAACAATgatattacaaaatatttttaaccttattggtattttttttttatgaaaaaaaaaagacagatTAAGTGTACTATATATCTAAcgtttataatataaaaaaaaatgtgactAATACAAGTGTTGTTGATTGTTTCCATATTAGGTACAAAAAGTTACCTTAATATGTGTTACATCATGTGATGATATACTTATTAAAGACAAAGATATAATTgttaaacaattttattttgtataataatgtGGTCAGAGATTAATTAAGATGTAGGACAATATGCATGTGCTCTAAAATAAAGTGGGATTAGATTTCATGTGGGTAACTTAATTAGAGCTTAATTAAACAAGTAGGATTAAATTTCATGTGGGATTGCTTAATTAGGAGCTAAACTATTATAAGTAACATTTATAGCTTCCTAATAtagtaaaatatcaaacaattcAGAAGTTTCAAGTACTTTATTAAACttaatatatctttaattagCATAACTACAAACATTCAAGTAATATACaattatagtaaaaataataatattcccTCCATCCTTATTTACTcgttatttttgagaaatcaagaaatgattaaaaaaaaaattgtattatattttcaatttattaatattgagTTAACGTCTTTAAAAAATGTACTGAGTAAATATATTTaagacttaattaattaaaagtatgACAAACTCAGTATACCGATTATTATTCTCTTTATCGGTGTGTCAAGTCAAAATTTAACTAGTAAAaagaaacggagggagtatatacaaaatgaatatatattaaatctaTTTGATCTCTTGAGATAATTAATAGCTATTTCTTTTTCCAGCTTGATCGAGCTCTCTAAAACTATTGtcattcatattatttttaaaaaaataaactacttaTGAAGAATTCGATATACACCCTTCGATATTCATTTAAGAATCCAAATAATATAGATATATTACAGATAATTTCCCATAACATGGAAGATAAGACGAGTAACATATATGACATGTTAAAAATATACGATGTATATTTTGTTGTCagtgaatataaattaaatacgATAAGATTAACAATACCTTTGTTCATTGGAATAACTTCTTCCATTGCTACTAGCACCCCTATAATTAGGCAAAGGAACTTGATCATTTTCTATTTGCATGACATCTTTCACAAGCAATTCATAGTGTCTCTTCACTTCCTCTGCTGATTTTCCACCCACACA
This portion of the Solanum pennellii chromosome 12, SPENNV200 genome encodes:
- the LOC107006852 gene encoding protein RADIALIS-like 3; the encoded protein is MANWTKNQNKKFEEALALFDKDTPDRWHNIARCVGGKSAEEVKRHYELLVKDVMQIENDQVPLPNYRGASSNGRSYSNEQRLMQNLRL